AGCGAACGGCTGCTGGCCGACGGCTACCGGGTGGTGGGCCTCGACAATTTCGACCCGTTTTACGACCGCCACACTAAGGTTGAGAACCTGGCGCTGCTTCGGCCCCAGCCCCGGTTTTCTTTTTATGAGCTGGACTTGCGCCACGGCCTCGCCGCCTTGCCGCCCGAGCCCTATGCCGCCGTGGTGCACCTCGCAGCCAAAGCCGGCGTGGGGCCGTCGCTACGCGAGCCAGCGGCCTACCTCGACACCAATGTGCTTGGTACCACCCACTTGCTGGAATGGATGCGGCAGCAGCCGCAACAATTGCCCAACTTGCTGTTTGCTTCTTCCTCGTCGGTGTATGGCAACACGCCCGCGCGGCCCTTCCGCGAAGACGAACCGCTGTTTGCCCACTGCATTTCGCCCTATGCCGCCAGCAAGCTGGCCGGTGAGGAGCTCACCTTCACCTACCACCACCTCTACGGGCTGAATGTGCTGAACGCGCGGTTCTTTACCGTGTACGGCCCCCGGCAGCGCCCTGATTTGGCCATCCACAAGTTTGCGCGGCGGCTGCGGGCCGGCCAGCCCCTGCCCGTGTACGGCGACGGCCGCACCGCCCGCGACTACACCTACATCGACGACATCGTGGACGGCATCGTGCGCGGCCTGGCTTATCTGGACGCGCACGCTGGCACCTACGAAATCGTGAACCTCGGCAACAGCCACCCCATCTCGCTGCTGGAGCTGGTGGCGGCCCTCGGACAGGCCATGGGGGTGGCGCCGCAGCTGGAGTTTCTGCCGGCCCAGGCCGGCGATGTGGACGTCACGTTTGCCGACATCAGCAAGGCCCGGAAGCTGCTGGGCTACCAGCCCCGCACGGCCCTGCCCGAGGGGTTGCGGCAATTTGTGAGCTGGCTCGATGAAAGGGAATTCGTCCCTGCCCACCCCCAGCCTGCGCGCGCCGTGGACTTGGTGCCGCCCGTGTAAATGCGCCGCACGGGCGCACGGCTGGCAGCCGTGCTGGCCCTGTGCTTCTTCAGCTCTTTTTGTGCACCCAGGCATTTCGGAAATCACTCTGATGGAGGCCCACAACTTCGTGGTGGCCTGGGAGATGGCAGCGGGCCTGCGCGTATTCGAAAGCTTTTACCTAAACAGGAAGCGGAAATACAAGTACTGGCGCGTAACCTTAGTTGAGCCAGCTTCGGCTGCTAAATGAACAGGCTTGGCAAACAGGCGCGCTACCCCGCTACCTGCTGCCGCTGCCCTCGGCGCAGCAGCACGATGTTCCGGAAATACACCACCGTCCCAAACACGTTGCCGATGATGAGCACCACGTCAATCGGGTCGCGCAGCAGGGCGTAGGCCAGGATGAGCAGCGAACCGGCCAGACTCACCACCCAAAACCCCAGCGGCAGCACCGACTCACCCTGGCGCTCCGAATACAGCCACTGGAAAACAAACCGCAGCAGAAACACCGTTTGGCCCACCGCGCCCAGCAGCAGCACCCCGCTCGGAATGCCGGGGCGCAGCACCGCCTGCAGGCTGAAGTACCGGTTTCCCACCCCCGCCCACCCCAGCATGGCCACCGGAAACACGTAAGCCGCCGCCCGAAACCAGGGGCTTAGCTTGGGCCACTCGCCCTGCAGCTGCAGGTTGCGGATGTAGATGCCGTAGCTCACGAGTTGAGCCGCCAGTATCACCGGGTCGTGGCGCAGCATGCCGTAGATTATCATCAAAAACGACGATATCAGGCTGATTTCCCAGAACAACGCGGGCACCAGTACCCGGCGGGCCCGCTCGCTCTGCACCCATTGCAGCACAATGCGGCTGCTAAACAGCAGCTGCGACGTGAGGCCGATGCCCAGGGCCAGCTGCTGGGCACTAAGCACGGCTGGTAGCCCGGTACTGCTCCCCGATTTCGTAGTTCTTCCAGCGGCTCCGAATCCAGCGGAAGCCGAAGGTGTCGACCAGCGGCTTCCACGCCCGGTTCCAGAGGGTGTACTTGGCCGTGCCGGCAAAGCGCGGGAAATGCCGAACCGGAATCTGCTTCACCCGGCCGCCCTGCAGCTGCACCAGAGCGCCCAGAAAGCGGTGCAGGCCGTGGAACAGCGGCAGCCGCCGGGCATATTCTATCTTAATGATTTTCAAGGGGCAGCCCGTGTCTTCGATGCCGTCATTGATAAGGGCCCGGCGCACGCCATTGGCCACTTTGGATGAGACTTTCTTCACGAACGTGTCCTGACGCTTGGCCCGAATGCCATTCACCATATCGTAAGCCGGAAAAAACTCGAAGAAGGTGAGAAAATCGAGCGGCGTGGTTTGGATATCCGAATCGATATAGCCCACCAGCGTGCTGCGGCTGTGGTCGATGCCGGCTTTGATGGCCGTGCTCAGTCCACGGTTTTCGCTCAGGGAAATGAACTCGTAGGCAGTGCCCGGCCGGCAGATGTCGCGCAGCAAGGCCAGCGAGCCGTCGGTGCTGCCATCGTTGACAAACAGCACCGTGGTGGGCACCGGCGTCTGGCTTAGAAACTTATCCACCTCCACCACCAGCTGGCGCAGGCTTTCTTCTTCGTTGTACACGGGCACGAGCACCGTCAACGACTGCGAGGCTAGGTAAGGAGCAACAGAAACGGACGAAGCGTCAGACACAAAAACGCAGCTAAGGGTGGTGAGGGATTACACGGCCACAATAGCCCTCCCAAATCTTATCGAATTTTCACTATTCGCCGTCATTAAAGCAAGCTGCACCATAGCATAAACCCATTTCCAGCTCCTGTGC
This region of Hymenobacter sedentarius genomic DNA includes:
- a CDS encoding GDP-mannose 4,6-dehydratase, with amino-acid sequence MSTILVTGCAGFIGSHLSERLLADGYRVVGLDNFDPFYDRHTKVENLALLRPQPRFSFYELDLRHGLAALPPEPYAAVVHLAAKAGVGPSLREPAAYLDTNVLGTTHLLEWMRQQPQQLPNLLFASSSSVYGNTPARPFREDEPLFAHCISPYAASKLAGEELTFTYHHLYGLNVLNARFFTVYGPRQRPDLAIHKFARRLRAGQPLPVYGDGRTARDYTYIDDIVDGIVRGLAYLDAHAGTYEIVNLGNSHPISLLELVAALGQAMGVAPQLEFLPAQAGDVDVTFADISKARKLLGYQPRTALPEGLRQFVSWLDEREFVPAHPQPARAVDLVPPV
- a CDS encoding lipid-A-disaccharide synthase N-terminal domain-containing protein; translated protein: MLSAQQLALGIGLTSQLLFSSRIVLQWVQSERARRVLVPALFWEISLISSFLMIIYGMLRHDPVILAAQLVSYGIYIRNLQLQGEWPKLSPWFRAAAYVFPVAMLGWAGVGNRYFSLQAVLRPGIPSGVLLLGAVGQTVFLLRFVFQWLYSERQGESVLPLGFWVVSLAGSLLILAYALLRDPIDVVLIIGNVFGTVVYFRNIVLLRRGQRQQVAG
- a CDS encoding glycosyltransferase, with the translated sequence MSDASSVSVAPYLASQSLTVLVPVYNEEESLRQLVVEVDKFLSQTPVPTTVLFVNDGSTDGSLALLRDICRPGTAYEFISLSENRGLSTAIKAGIDHSRSTLVGYIDSDIQTTPLDFLTFFEFFPAYDMVNGIRAKRQDTFVKKVSSKVANGVRRALINDGIEDTGCPLKIIKIEYARRLPLFHGLHRFLGALVQLQGGRVKQIPVRHFPRFAGTAKYTLWNRAWKPLVDTFGFRWIRSRWKNYEIGEQYRATSRA